A stretch of the Streptomyces sp. NBC_00078 genome encodes the following:
- a CDS encoding epoxide hydrolase family protein: protein MMSSPAGNAEHADNSGSTESTGNAGNADGIRPFRLAIPQGELDDLHDRLDRTRWPDELPGTGWAYGVPVGYLRELARYWRHSYDWRAAEAQLNQWPQFTTTIDGSTVHFAHVRSPEPDATPLIITHGWPGSIVEFLDVVGPLTDPAAHGGDPADAFHVVVPSIPGFGLSGPAADTGWEAGRVADAWAELMRRLGYQRFGAQGGDWGAAISRELGRAHPDRVTGVHLNLLPGGQQATEPTPEELDALGTEEQERALLSWRRWSEWSREGTGYAVLQATRPQTPAYALTDSPVGQLAWIVEKFQEWTDSDLLPEEAVDRDRMLTNVMLYWLTGTAGSAARIYYERAHTTGRAALPTEPSAAPTALALFPAEPQLPLRHKAQRTENLVRWTEFDRGGHFPAMEEPDLLVGDVRAFFRQLREQG, encoded by the coding sequence GCAGCACGGAGAGCACAGGGAACGCCGGGAACGCCGACGGCATTCGCCCCTTCCGTCTCGCCATCCCGCAGGGCGAGCTCGACGACCTGCACGACCGTCTCGACCGCACCCGCTGGCCGGACGAGCTGCCCGGCACCGGATGGGCGTACGGCGTACCCGTCGGCTATCTGCGCGAGCTGGCCCGGTACTGGCGCCACTCGTACGACTGGCGGGCCGCCGAGGCGCAGCTCAACCAGTGGCCGCAGTTCACGACCACGATCGACGGCTCGACCGTGCACTTCGCGCATGTCCGCTCCCCCGAGCCGGACGCCACCCCGCTGATCATCACCCACGGCTGGCCGGGGTCGATCGTCGAGTTCCTGGACGTGGTCGGACCGCTCACCGACCCCGCGGCGCACGGCGGGGACCCGGCCGACGCGTTCCACGTCGTCGTGCCGAGCATCCCCGGGTTCGGACTGTCCGGTCCCGCCGCGGACACGGGCTGGGAGGCGGGCCGGGTCGCGGACGCGTGGGCCGAACTGATGCGCCGGCTCGGTTACCAGCGGTTCGGTGCGCAGGGCGGCGACTGGGGTGCCGCCATCTCCCGCGAGCTGGGACGCGCCCACCCCGATCGGGTGACCGGCGTCCATCTCAACCTGCTGCCGGGCGGGCAGCAGGCCACCGAACCGACGCCGGAGGAGCTGGACGCACTCGGCACGGAGGAGCAGGAGCGGGCGCTGCTGTCGTGGCGCCGGTGGAGCGAGTGGTCGCGCGAGGGCACGGGATACGCCGTCCTGCAGGCCACCCGGCCGCAGACTCCGGCGTACGCGCTCACCGACTCGCCAGTGGGCCAACTCGCCTGGATCGTCGAGAAGTTCCAGGAGTGGACGGACTCGGATCTGCTGCCCGAGGAGGCCGTGGACCGGGACCGGATGCTCACGAACGTGATGCTGTACTGGCTGACCGGGACCGCGGGTTCCGCCGCCCGCATCTACTACGAGCGGGCGCACACCACGGGCCGCGCCGCCCTGCCCACCGAGCCCTCGGCCGCGCCGACCGCGCTCGCCCTCTTCCCGGCCGAGCCGCAGCTCCCGCTGCGGCACAAGGCGCAGCGCACGGAGAACCTGGTCCGCTGGACGGAGTTCGACCGGGGCGGGCACTTCCCGGCGATGGAGGAGCCGGACCTGCTGGTGGGCGATGTGCGGGCCTTCTTCCGGCAGCTGCGCGAGCAGGGCTGA
- a CDS encoding ClpP family protease: MTPLTTLSPRAEEGDTPPGRFDEHLAAQLLGQRIVFLATQVDEVSANRVCAQLLLLSAEDPRTDISLYINSPGGSVHAGLAIYDTMRLIPNDVSTLAMGFAASMGQFLLCGGTPGKRYALPNARIMMHQGSAGIGGTTADIEIQAENLEHTKRTMERLIAENTGQTPETIARDGDRDRWFTAEEARQYGMVDRVLESLADVRPAASKRRMGL, from the coding sequence ATGACTCCACTGACCACGCTCTCGCCCCGCGCCGAGGAGGGCGACACCCCACCCGGCCGGTTCGACGAGCATCTCGCGGCCCAACTCCTCGGCCAGCGCATCGTGTTCCTCGCCACCCAGGTCGACGAGGTGTCCGCGAACCGGGTCTGCGCGCAACTGCTCCTGCTGTCCGCCGAGGACCCGCGCACCGACATCAGCCTGTACATCAACAGCCCGGGCGGATCCGTGCACGCGGGCCTCGCCATCTACGACACGATGCGGCTGATCCCGAACGACGTCTCCACGCTCGCCATGGGCTTCGCGGCCAGCATGGGCCAGTTCCTGCTGTGCGGCGGCACGCCGGGCAAGCGGTACGCCCTGCCGAACGCGCGGATCATGATGCACCAGGGGTCGGCGGGCATCGGCGGCACCACCGCCGACATCGAGATCCAGGCGGAGAACCTGGAGCACACCAAGCGGACGATGGAGCGGCTCATCGCCGAGAACACGGGCCAGACCCCGGAGACCATCGCCCGGGACGGCGACCGCGACCGCTGGTTCACGGCCGAGGAGGCCAGGCAGTACGGCATGGTGGACCGGGTGCTGGAGTCGCTCGCCGATGTCCGCCCTGCCGCCTCGAAGCGACGGATGGGGCTGTGA
- a CDS encoding ClpP family protease — MANYTIPYVVERTANGERSSDVFSRLLSERIIFLGTEIDDGVANVVIAQLLHLESSAPENEIAVYLNSPGGSFTSLMAIYDTMTFVQAPISTFCVGQAASTAAVLLAGGDPGRRFVLEHARVLLGQPASGGSRGMISDLALQAKEMVRIRAQVEEVLSRHTRQDIPTLRADMDRDKVFTAEEAVAYGLADEVLSRRLVAV, encoded by the coding sequence ATGGCGAACTACACGATTCCGTACGTCGTCGAGCGGACCGCGAACGGCGAGCGGTCCTCCGACGTGTTCAGCCGGCTGCTGTCGGAACGGATCATCTTCCTCGGCACCGAGATCGACGACGGCGTCGCCAACGTCGTCATCGCGCAACTCCTCCATCTGGAGTCGTCGGCCCCCGAGAACGAGATCGCGGTCTATCTCAACTCCCCCGGCGGCTCGTTCACTTCGCTGATGGCGATCTACGACACGATGACGTTCGTGCAGGCGCCGATCTCGACGTTCTGCGTCGGGCAGGCGGCCTCCACGGCTGCCGTACTGCTGGCCGGCGGGGATCCGGGGCGACGGTTCGTGCTGGAGCACGCGCGCGTACTCCTCGGGCAGCCGGCCAGCGGTGGCAGCCGGGGCATGATTTCCGACCTCGCTCTGCAGGCCAAGGAGATGGTCCGGATCCGCGCCCAGGTCGAGGAGGTGCTGTCTCGGCACACCCGCCAGGACATCCCGACGCTGCGCGCGGACATGGACCGCGACAAGGTGTTCACCGCCGAGGAGGCGGTGGCGTACGGACTGGCCGACGAGGTGCTGAGCCGACGCCTGGTGGCGGTCTGA
- a CDS encoding RodZ family helix-turn-helix domain-containing protein: MSSQAPNEARVIELRRPQGARPVAPLPARPAPTAPVPAAPREPLWRDLVGDVLRRERLAQERTLKDVADEARISMPYLSEVERGRKEASSEVLAAAAHALGLGLGDLLSLAQGELTRITARSANRSRRTSTSPYNGLCLVA, from the coding sequence GTGAGCAGCCAAGCGCCGAACGAAGCCCGAGTCATTGAGCTGCGCCGCCCGCAGGGCGCGCGGCCGGTCGCCCCTCTCCCCGCGCGCCCGGCCCCCACGGCCCCCGTGCCCGCAGCACCCAGGGAGCCCCTGTGGCGCGACCTGGTCGGGGACGTCCTGCGGCGCGAACGCCTCGCCCAGGAGCGCACCCTGAAGGACGTTGCCGACGAGGCCCGGATCTCCATGCCGTACCTCTCCGAGGTGGAGCGCGGCCGCAAGGAGGCCTCCTCGGAGGTCCTCGCGGCCGCCGCCCACGCCCTGGGGCTCGGCCTGGGCGACCTGCTGTCGCTGGCCCAGGGAGAGCTCACCCGGATCACTGCCCGGTCGGCCAACAGGAGCCGCCGGACGTCCACTTCGCCGTACAACGGACTGTGCCTGGTCGCCTGA
- a CDS encoding class I SAM-dependent methyltransferase, with amino-acid sequence MLRDTFNEAAELYDRARPRYPRALVDELARAAGLGPDSRVLEIGPGTGQLTVSLAESGCRVIAVELGDAMAEVARQRLSAFPRVEVRVAAFEDWELPEEPFDLVVCATAFHWLDPAVRVVKAAGALRPGGCLALVVTDHVAGGTTEFFAQAQRCYERWDPATPPGLRLQPASEIPTDCGELESSPHFEQVVATRHTRDITYTTDQYIDVLLTYSGHRALEETARQNLLTCLRRLIETRHGGTVTKRYLHDLIVATRVGE; translated from the coding sequence GTGCTGCGGGACACGTTCAACGAGGCTGCCGAACTGTACGACCGGGCTCGGCCGCGGTATCCCCGCGCCCTGGTCGACGAGCTGGCCCGTGCGGCCGGGCTGGGCCCGGACAGCCGGGTCCTGGAGATCGGCCCGGGTACCGGCCAGCTCACCGTCTCGCTGGCGGAGTCCGGCTGCCGTGTCATCGCGGTGGAACTGGGTGACGCGATGGCGGAAGTGGCCCGGCAGCGGCTGAGCGCCTTCCCGCGCGTGGAGGTGCGGGTGGCGGCGTTCGAGGACTGGGAGCTGCCGGAAGAGCCCTTCGACCTGGTGGTGTGCGCGACGGCCTTCCACTGGCTCGACCCGGCGGTACGGGTGGTCAAGGCGGCCGGGGCGCTGCGTCCCGGCGGGTGTCTCGCCCTCGTCGTCACCGACCACGTGGCCGGCGGCACCACGGAGTTCTTCGCGCAGGCGCAGCGCTGTTACGAGCGCTGGGATCCGGCCACACCTCCCGGGCTGCGCCTGCAGCCGGCCTCCGAAATCCCCACGGACTGCGGGGAACTGGAGAGCTCCCCGCACTTCGAGCAGGTCGTGGCGACCCGCCACACCCGGGACATCACCTACACGACCGACCAGTACATCGACGTCCTGCTCACCTACTCGGGCCACCGTGCGCTGGAGGAGACGGCACGGCAGAATCTGTTGACGTGTCTGCGCCGGCTGATCGAGACGCGGCACGGCGGAACCGTCACCAAGCGCTACCTCCACGACCTGATCGTGGCCACCCGCGTCGGAGAGTGA
- a CDS encoding RNA polymerase sigma factor SigF translates to MDTAVERSEAKVVEKAAETCTSDGPLPGIAQPRSVAPRDARELSRQFFQRLSELEEGTHEYQYARNTLIEMNISLVRFAAGRFRGRGDDMEDLVQTGMIGLIKAIDRFELSREVEFTSFALPYIVGEIKRFFRDTTWAVHVPRRLQELRVELAKAREELASRLDRDPTVPELATLMNISEQEVIEAQIASNGYNSSSLDAALTGDGPEGGEAVLADFIGVEENGLRLVEDFQSLAPLMAELGERDRQIIHMRFVEEATQAEIGERLGCSQMHVSRLIKRIIARLREGMLGELDYA, encoded by the coding sequence ATGGACACCGCCGTGGAACGGTCGGAGGCAAAGGTTGTCGAGAAGGCCGCCGAAACCTGCACGAGTGATGGACCACTGCCGGGGATCGCACAGCCACGCTCGGTGGCTCCGCGTGACGCACGGGAACTGTCCCGCCAGTTCTTCCAGCGCCTCTCGGAACTCGAGGAGGGCACGCACGAATACCAGTACGCGCGCAACACGCTCATCGAGATGAACATCTCGCTGGTGCGGTTCGCCGCCGGACGGTTCCGGGGGCGCGGCGACGACATGGAGGACCTCGTCCAGACGGGGATGATCGGTCTGATCAAGGCGATCGACCGCTTCGAACTGTCCCGCGAGGTCGAGTTCACCTCGTTCGCCCTGCCGTACATCGTCGGCGAGATCAAGCGTTTCTTCCGCGACACCACCTGGGCGGTGCACGTGCCGCGCCGGCTGCAGGAGCTGCGGGTGGAGCTGGCCAAGGCGCGCGAGGAGCTGGCCAGCCGGCTGGACCGTGACCCCACGGTCCCCGAGCTCGCCACCTTGATGAACATCTCCGAGCAAGAGGTGATCGAGGCGCAGATAGCCTCCAACGGCTACAACTCCTCGTCGCTGGACGCCGCACTCACCGGCGACGGTCCGGAGGGCGGTGAGGCGGTGCTCGCCGACTTCATCGGTGTGGAGGAGAACGGGCTGCGGCTCGTCGAGGACTTCCAGTCGCTCGCCCCGCTCATGGCGGAACTCGGTGAACGCGACCGGCAGATCATCCACATGCGGTTCGTGGAGGAGGCCACGCAGGCGGAGATCGGTGAACGGCTCGGCTGCTCGCAGATGCATGTGTCGCGCCTGATCAAGCGGATCATCGCGCGACTGCGCGAGGGGATGCTGGGCGAACTCGACTACGCGTAA
- a CDS encoding ATP-binding protein: protein MIEHVGGAVIPTGFDVPVEPLRRAAHYTGEPGSIAEARSLAAHFVDQLRTEWCAKIADRAEEEVLLVVSELVTNADRHSNGPYILELEGTDVSVTVCVYDSSAALPRRFPRDPERVGRHGLEIVHVLAKRVTVERVPVGKRVCAVVALNGE, encoded by the coding sequence ATGATCGAGCACGTGGGCGGGGCAGTGATACCGACTGGTTTCGACGTGCCCGTCGAACCGCTACGGCGGGCGGCGCACTACACCGGCGAACCGGGATCCATCGCCGAGGCACGGTCCTTGGCCGCGCATTTCGTGGACCAGCTCAGGACCGAGTGGTGCGCCAAGATCGCGGACCGCGCCGAGGAGGAGGTGCTGCTCGTGGTCAGCGAGCTGGTCACCAACGCCGACCGGCACAGCAACGGTCCGTACATCCTGGAACTCGAAGGCACGGACGTCTCGGTGACGGTGTGCGTCTACGACAGCAGCGCAGCCCTGCCGCGCCGCTTCCCGCGGGACCCCGAGCGCGTCGGCCGGCACGGTCTGGAGATCGTCCACGTCCTGGCGAAAAGGGTGACCGTGGAGCGGGTGCCGGTCGGCAAGCGGGTGTGCGCCGTGGTGGCCCTGAACGGCGAATGA
- a CDS encoding streptophobe family protein, producing MSPRTPSASVAARHGWVQALAAVLAALIAMGAVAALGLWAAGAGDLPDGAFPRVVAATVVTAVGGTIELSGNAGALAESAAGLTVIPLSVTLTGALVLAAAFLRPLRHRAVAGAPELAGWAARIAALWLLALLGLAFGARQTFSLSLGEGTISDLGDLFGVSPKVGFRTDVPLTLVFGLLWPAGVLLLALLVSRGAPLPGRLLRFQESVRPAAYAMVVLLLAFVALGVLIALVVAVTRGHPAETLAVILLGMPNLTWPVLTLGLGATWTGRVQGPFGLPMPHVLDEVLRTKDVSTLNLRTLAEHDGRVWWLLAVDAVLLLAAAFVMAARSPARTKAWQHALRMAVALTLTVLMICLVGRISAHYGLSVLGIGDLGGDLGDLSLKPKVWTALGFAVLWGLVTGFLGALLARQVRRRGATEQEWEA from the coding sequence GTGAGCCCGCGAACCCCCTCCGCCTCCGTCGCCGCCCGCCACGGCTGGGTGCAGGCCCTCGCAGCCGTACTGGCCGCGCTGATCGCCATGGGGGCGGTCGCCGCCCTGGGACTGTGGGCGGCGGGAGCGGGCGACCTCCCGGACGGCGCGTTCCCCAGGGTCGTCGCGGCGACCGTCGTCACGGCCGTCGGCGGCACGATCGAACTCTCCGGGAACGCCGGCGCACTCGCCGAGTCGGCGGCCGGACTGACCGTGATCCCACTGTCGGTCACGCTGACCGGGGCCCTCGTCCTCGCGGCGGCGTTCCTGCGTCCGCTGCGCCACCGGGCGGTCGCCGGCGCCCCGGAGCTGGCGGGCTGGGCCGCCAGGATCGCCGCCCTGTGGCTGCTCGCGCTGCTCGGCCTGGCCTTCGGCGCCCGGCAGACCTTCTCGCTCTCCCTCGGCGAGGGGACCATCAGCGATCTCGGCGACCTGTTCGGCGTGTCCCCGAAAGTCGGCTTCCGTACGGACGTGCCGCTGACTCTGGTCTTCGGCCTGCTGTGGCCGGCCGGTGTGCTGCTGCTGGCCCTGCTGGTCTCGCGCGGGGCACCGCTGCCGGGCCGTCTGCTGCGCTTCCAGGAGTCGGTGCGGCCGGCCGCGTACGCCATGGTCGTCCTGCTGCTCGCGTTCGTCGCCCTGGGCGTCCTCATCGCGCTGGTCGTCGCGGTGACCCGTGGCCACCCCGCCGAGACCCTCGCTGTCATCCTGCTGGGCATGCCGAACCTGACCTGGCCGGTGCTCACGCTCGGGCTCGGCGCCACCTGGACCGGGCGGGTGCAGGGGCCGTTCGGGCTGCCCATGCCGCATGTGCTCGACGAGGTGCTGCGCACCAAGGACGTCTCCACGCTCAACCTTCGTACGCTCGCCGAGCACGACGGCCGGGTGTGGTGGCTCCTGGCCGTCGACGCGGTGCTGCTGCTGGCCGCCGCGTTCGTGATGGCTGCCCGCTCCCCGGCCCGGACGAAGGCCTGGCAGCACGCCCTGCGCATGGCCGTCGCCCTCACGCTGACGGTGCTCATGATCTGCCTGGTGGGCCGGATCTCCGCGCACTACGGGCTGTCCGTCCTCGGCATCGGGGACCTGGGCGGAGATCTGGGGGACCTGTCTCTGAAGCCGAAGGTGTGGACCGCGCTGGGTTTCGCCGTGCTGTGGGGGCTGGTGACCGGCTTCCTCGGTGCGCTGCTGGCAAGGCAGGTGCGGCGGCGGGGCGCGACCGAGCAGGAGTGGGAAGCGTGA